One genomic segment of Oncorhynchus gorbuscha isolate QuinsamMale2020 ecotype Even-year unplaced genomic scaffold, OgorEven_v1.0 Un_scaffold_750, whole genome shotgun sequence includes these proteins:
- the LOC124020032 gene encoding protein PRRC2A-like isoform X1, giving the protein MSERSGQTAKGKDGKSKYASLNLFDTYKGKSLEAQKPVVPPRHGLQSLGKVASARRMPPPASLPSLKAENKGNDPNVSLVPKDGTGWASKQEPADPKSTDVLSAPQLESQQPVVSQTPAPTRPRTPPTPEVPPPVPATVSAQAAGARSWAQASVTHGAQGDGGKGSNQRSPFSREEFPTLQAAGDQEKAGREQGTADQLYGPGPSLRPPNMTSWRDGGGRALAPTGEGVAEGGPGGVLAIEGAASGGQAGPPPLQQQQNLQSHGLPRNPPAGSPGLPQPPMGPGFPQYRGIMPPFMYPPFLPFPPPYGPQGPYRYPPPGEAPPRFRQQGQDGRGRPQGGPRGGGGEMVKRPSILKQDDLKELDELDHQDGDEGWAGAHEEIDYSAKLKFSDDEGEEDEERNERPERSERSESKNGAREMQRSQEGPPQVVQRSRVSDSGVDRDTRRTPPSNADHDGPPPPSSKPGWAEEGGKSGWGSQGAHATYQGRRPGLGGSREQLPHPPGPLLHQGQGPYSYYRQDRNSPNQSSPVVAPETASLAPGKVAPSSQLQQQQATSPVPGGPTPPPQTTGLLAPPTGEDEEETWRQRRKQSSSEISAAVERARRRREEEERRMEEERRAACAEKLKRLDEKAQQGGGGSSGGSKPPSLDGNSTTAGSPSPSLSASACSPNISQPPSPCVDLEEPPLAAQTVTRDLVPGPSPTDRQRANSNSSYDSNADTQVCPQLPTPQLQQPPLEVLVPGEGKEEILDSAHVRSGGGGGGVVDPVKVESMGGGASRQASGPPGQGYSKYQKSLPPRFQRQQQEQLMKQQQQWQQQHSQAAQQSQQQLPPQQPQQAPQQQGPSPGATTQTQCPKQQQSGSLQYPPQGSMGRGPLPMNFDPRWMMMPYMDPRMMQGGMQGRPPGPMDYYPPNMQHAGMMGRERSDSGGSGSDTFDRQQHPGHPNRGTPPMDPKLAWGPEVFPGGSEGRGLSSPLRQKQALEEDDVSGKGPRSDTPPVRGMREGGPGPIQQPNSVSGSSNQTPPPVGTLVGGQGGGSHHPHHHQSYMGGRGNYSNFPDQGSRMALHQQQQRGSGGGFSHQDEGQGHKGGQQQGQVWGAPHPHYDRNGRTDLSPLENNNLHHPQHQQHHGHQQHQGPSHFPLHPHKPENGRGERGGEAPKKGDPSPPLQQPSLSSCSSSSSSSSARDDGSGKAVVHLLPPQRKADTGTGQRHDAGSSREMKQDKMGHSHSQSSVTSQQSQQQRQGQEQHHHRDPKPNQRERGGREHKTETQWGPRPGSSNAGGPSNNRRGGSGNNRGGEDSSNHPTASDHNKPSGGSNTNKRAGPIKRPVLKEMKREGGEGEGGEKTSGGGSGKDKDGGNSSVKQETSSGPQSSSAVSGKEELAQTGPKPRNGWKDRAANERGGVGKGPKDGVNPTPSSGYSGPPSNRRDRERSLERGGGASYHGGSARGSRASRGRGGEFYGRGRGYRGTYTGTAGGGSVSRGRAAGSRSSRDYRAGGGYHQEFNDEASGARRNRGGSQANPGRARNHSETRSEGSEYEEVPKRRRQRGSETGSESAASDLAQSDKEDRKSSTKNGSGTDNFTSGGSAPSRGSQARVFTPRGVPSRRGRGGGGGGGGGSSIYRSGGAGGGMAGGHRSGSRADPQGWASKSSASVRKQQGPMQSSAPKDTGRGTGGEEKSVDGSQAQNQGGATPPQSILAAPTPAPQGSMENGGVGTQQSTANPTTNSSGPLPLSGSDGRGFPCVPQDGFERPPRRRRHGRSQHQQDKPPRFRRLKERENAARINGGGRPSSPCQNYIQDVTDGAHKAVPSTGTAPNANHIATTTTNNNISTGTHLGSSNTNSHHHHYNQGNSGPAHSQQHHNPAGGAKSPDFSNQNSDQANEEWETASESSDFTEFREREGGGGKSYSSHHHHHPPGRGGGGGGGVGEREREMTAKEQAANKRSFSSQRPGMERQNRRVNAGGREGGGGGRGPRGPPSGGGGGAGNGGGQRGERRGNWPSPKNRK; this is encoded by the exons TTCCCCCCCGCCATGGCCTTCAGTCTCTTGGTAAAGTTGCCTCTGCGCGGCGCATGCCACCCCCTGCCAGCCTGCCCAGTCTGAAGGCAGAGAACAAAGGCAACGATCCCAACGTCTCGCTCGTTCCAAAAGACGGCACAGGATGGGCAAGCAAGCAGGAACCAGCAGACCCAAAGAG TACCGATGTATTGTCAGCACCGCAGCTGGAGTCGCAGCAGCCTGTGGTTTCACAGACGCCTGCACCGACCCGCCCGAGAACCCCGCCAACTCCAGAG GTTCCACCTCCGGTTCCGGCCACGGTTTCAGCCCAGGCCGCAGGGGCAAGGTCCTGGGCTCAGGCCAGTGTTACACATGGAGCACAAGGAGATG GTGGAAAGGGATCAAACCAACGGTCGCCATTCTCTCGCGAGGAATTTCCCACCCTGCAGGCGGCTGGCGACCAGGAAAAAGCTGGCAGGGAACAGGGCACTGCAGATCAGTTGTATGGGCCCGGACCAAGCCTCCGCCCCCCGA aCATGACGAGCTGGCGGGACGGTGGGGGCCGTGCCCTGGCGCCCACCGGAGAGGGGGTCGCAGAGGGTGGCCCGGGCGGGGTGCTGGCGATAGAGGGGGCTGCCAGTGGTGGCCAGGCAGGCCCCCCTCCTCTCCAGCAGCAGCAAAACCTCCAGTCCCATGGGCTGCCTAGGAATCCCCCCGCTGGCAGCCCTGGCCTGCCCCAGCCCCCCATGGGCCCTGGGTTCCCCCAGTACAGAGGGATTATGCCTCCATTT ATGTACCCGCCCTTTCTGCCCTTCCCGCCTCCCTACGGCCCCCAGGGGCCCTACAGGTACCCTCCTCCTGGTGAGGCCCCTCCCAGGTTTCGCCAGCAGGGTCAGGACGGCCGCGGGCGTCCCCAAGGCGGTCCCcgtggtgggggaggagagatggtgaaGCGACCCTCCATTCTGAAGCAGGATGACCTGAAGGAGCTAGATGAACTAGACCACCAGGACGGAGACGAGGGCTgggcag GGGCACACGAGGAGATCGACTACTCGGCCAAGTTGAAGTTCAGCGACGAtgaaggagaggaagatgaggagaggaacgAGAGACCCGAGAGGAGTGAAAGAAGCGAGAGCAAAAACGGTGCACG GGAGATGCAAAGGTCTCAGGAAGGTCCCCCTCAGGTGGTGCAGCGCTCCCGAGTCTCTGACAGCGGAGTGGACAGGGACACCCGCCGCACCCCTCCCTCCAACGCTGACCACGACggccccccacccccctccagcAAGCCAGGATGGGCCGAGGAGGGGGGCAAGAGCGGCTGGGGGAGCCAAGGCGCCCATGCCACCTACCAG GGGCGTAGGCCTGGACTGGGTGGGTCCCGGGAGCAGCTCCCCCACCCACCAGGGCCTCTCCTCCACCAGGGACAGGGGCCTTACTCCTACTACCGACAG GACCGCAACTCCCCTAATCAGTCCAGCCCGGTGGTAGCCCCTGAAACTGCCTCACTGGCCCCCGGGAAGGTCGCCCCCTCCTCGCAGCTCCAACAGCAGCAGGCTACTTCCCCCGTCCCCGGAGGCCCCACCCCTCCACCTCAGACGACTGGCCTGCTGGCCCCGCCCACCGGcgaagatgaagaggagacatGGCGCCAGCGCAGGAAGCAGTCCTCCTCAGAGATCTCGGCCGCTGTTGAACGCGCCCGCCGGCGCCGCGAAGAGGAGGAGCGTAGGATGGAGGAAGAGCGGCGTGCGGCCTGCGCTGAGAAGCTGAAGAGGCTGGATGAGAAGGCCCAGCAGGGTGGTGGTGGGAGCAGCGGAGGCTCCAAGCCCCCCAGTCTGGACGGCAACTCCACCACGGCCGGAAGCCCCAGCCCTTCCCTGTCGGCCTCAGCCTGCTCCCCCAACATCAGCCAGCCCCCGTCCCCCTGCGTGGACCTTGAGGAGCCCCCCCTGGCTGCCCAGACTGTTACCAGGGACCTAGTGCCAGGGCCCAGTCCCACCGACAGACAGAGGGCCAATAGCAATAGCAGCTATGACTCCAATGCTG ACACCCAGGTGTGTCCCCAGCTCCCTACTCCCCAGCTGCAGCAGCCCCCTCTGGAGGTCCTGGTGcctggggaagggaaggaggagatcCTAGATAGTGCTCACGTCCGCAgcggaggaggtggtggaggagtggTAGACCCAGTGAAGGTAGAAAGCATGGGAGGAGGAGCAAGTCGCCAAGCCAGCGGCCCCCCGGGACAGGGCTACTCCAAGTACCAGAAGTCCCTGCCTCCCCGCTTCCAGAGACAGCAACAG GAGCAGCTgatgaagcagcagcagcagtggcagcagcagcacagccaagCAGCCCAACAGAGCCAGCAGCAGCTCCCACCCCAGCAGCCTCAGCAGGCCCCCCAGCAGCAGGGCCCTTCTCCGGGGGCCACCACTCAGACCCAGTGTCCCAAGCAGCAGCAGTCAGGGTCCCTTCAGTACCCGCCACAGGGCTCCATGGGCCGCGGCCCCCTGCCCATGAACTTTGACCCGCGCTGGATGATGATGCCCTACATGGACCCCCGGATGATGCAGGGGGGCATGCAGGGTCGACCTCCAGGGCCCATGGACTACTACCCGCCCAACATGCAACATGCAG GGATGATGGGGCGAGAGCGCTCCGATTCGGGGGGCTCTGGTTCGGACACCTTTGACAGGCAGCAGCACCCGGGACACCCCAACCGTGGGACACCTCCCATGGATCCCAAACTGGCCTGGGGGCCTGAGGTGTTCCCTGGGGGCAGCGAAGGCAGGGGACTGAGCTCCCCTCTGAGACAGAAGCAGGCACTGGAAGAGGATGATGTCAGTGGTAAAGGGCCTAG GAGTGATACCCCTCCAGTACGTGGTATGCGAGAGGGAGGGCCAGGCCCCATCCAGCAGCCCAACTCTGTTTCGGGCTCCTCCAACCAGACCCCACCCCCTGTGGGCACTCTGGTGGGGGGCCAGGGAGGAGGCagccaccacccccaccaccaccagtcctacATGGGTGGCCGGGGCAACTACAGCAACTTTCCCGACCAGGGCTCCCGCATGGCCCTACACCAGCAGCAACAGAGGGGGAGTGGTGGAGGCTTCAGCCACCAGGATGAGGGCCAGGGCCACAAGGGTGGCCAGCAACAGGGCCAGGTCTGGGGGGCCCCCCACCCCCACTACGACCGCAATGGGCGCACTGACCTCTCCCCCCTGGAGAATAACAACCTCCACCACCctcaacaccaacaacaccatgGTCATCAACAACACCAAGGCCCCTCCCACtttcccctccacccccacaaGCCCGAGAATGGCCGCGGTGAGAGAGGAGGCGAAGCCCCCAAGAAGGGTGACCCCTCGCCCCCACTCCAACAGCcgtccctctcctcctgctcatCCTCCTCCTCGTCATCCTCAGCCAGGGACGACGGCAGCGGCAAGGCGGTCGTGCATCTCCTCCCACCTCAGCGCAAGGCTGACACAGGAACCGGGCAGAGACATGATGCAGGAAGCAGCAGAGAGATGAAGCAGGATAAGATGGGCCACAGCCACTCTCAGTCCTCTGTGACGTCTCAGCAGTCCCAGCAGCAGAGGCAGGGCCAGGAGCAGCACCACCACCGTGATCCTAAGCCCAACCAGCGGGAGCGAGGGGGGAGGGAACACAAGACTGAGACCCAGTGGGGGCCACGGCCCGGCAGCAGCAACGCAGGAGGCCCCTCgaacaacaggagaggagggagcggaAACAACCGCGGAGGGGAGGATTCATCCAATCACCCAACAGCGTCTGACCACAACAAACCTTCCGGTGGCAGCAACACCAATAAGAGGGCAGGGCCTATCAAGAGGCCTGTGCTGAaggagatgaaaagagagggtggggagggcgAGGGAGGAGAAAAGACCAGCGGAGGAGGCTCTGGAAAAGACAAAGACGGAGGCAATTCATCAGTCAAGCAGGAAACATCCTCCGGCCCACAGAGCTCCTCTGCAGTGTCTGGTAAAGAAGAACTGGCTCAGACCGGTCCCAAACCCAGAAACGGATGGAAGGACCGAGCGGCGAACGAACGAGGAGGAGTGGGCAAAGGTCCCAAAGACGGTGTCAACCCCACCCCCTCATCAGGGTACTCCGGCCCCCCATCCAATAGGCGGGACAGAGAGCGCTCGTTGGAGAGGGGCGGGGGCGCATCATACCACGGCGGCTCGGCCCGTGGTAGCAGAGCCAGCCGAGGACGAGGTGGCGAGTTCTACGGGCGTGGCCGAGGTTACCGGGGCACTTACACGGGCACGGCCGGGGGTGGCAGTGTTAGCCGTGGCAGGGCAGCAGGCAGCAGGAGCAGCCGGGACTACCGAGCTGGCGGCGGCTACCACCAAGAATTCAACGACGAGGCATCGGGGGCAAGGCGCAACCGAGGGGGGTCGCAAGCCAACCCGGGGCGTGCCCGTAACCACAGCGAGACCCGCAGCGAGGGTTCAGAATACGAGGAGGTCCccaagaggaggaggcagagggggtcGGAGACGGGCAGTGAGAGTGCCGCCAGCGACCTGGCCCAGTCGGACAAGGAGGACCGCAAATCCAGCACCAAGAATGGCAGTGGCACAGATAACTTTACCAGTGGCGGCTCCGCCCCATCCAGAGGCTCCCAGGCCCGGGTGTTCACCCCCAGAGGGGTGCCCTCTAGGAGGGGTAGGGGGggtggcggaggaggaggaggtggcagCAGCATCTATAGAAGTGGTGGAGCCGGAGGAGGAATGGCTGGAGGTCACAGGTCAGGATCCAGGGCCGACCCTCAAGGCTGGGCCTCCAAGTCCTCAGCCTCGGTCCGCAAGCAGCAGGGCCCAATGCAGTCGTCTGCACCCAAAGACACGGGTCGTGGAACCGGTGGGGAGGAGAAGTCAGTGGACGGAAGCCAAGCTCAGAATCAGGGAGGAGCAACCCCTCCACAATCTATCCTTGCTGCACCTACTCCAGCCCCACAGGGCTCCATGGAGAATGGAGGAGTTGGGACCCAGCAGTCCACAGCTAATCCCACTACCAACTCCAGCgggccccttcctctctctggctCGGACGGGCGTGGCTTTCCTTGCGTCCCCCAGGATGGCTTTGAGCGCCCCCCGAGACGCCGTCGCCACGGACGCTCCCAACACCAACAGGACAAGCCACCGCGCTTCCGCaggctgaaggagagagagaacgccgCTCGCATCAACGGAGGAGGACGACCCTCCTCGCCCTGCCAGAATTACATTCAGGATGTCACTGACGGCGCACACAAAGCGGTGCCCTCGACCGGCACTGCCCCCAACGCTAACCACATTGCGACCACAACTACCAACAACAACATCAGTACCGGCACCCATCTTGGAAGCTCTAACACAAACAGTCACCACCATCACTACAACCAGGGCAACTCTGGTCCTGCCCACTCTCAGCAGCACCACAACCCAGCAGGAGGCGCCAAATCCCCTGACTTCTCTAACCAGAACTCAGACCAGGCCAATGAGGAGTGGGAGACCGCCTCCGAGAGCAGTGACTTCACCGAGTtccgggagagggagggaggaggagggaagtccTATTCCtcccatcaccatcatcacccacccggaagaggaggtggaggtgggggaggggtcggagagcgagagcgagagatgaCTGCGAAGGAGCAGGCGGCAAACAAGAGAAGCTTCTCCAGCCAGCGTCCCGGTATGGAGCGACAGAACAGGAGGGTCAAcgctggaggaagagagggaggtgggggaggaagaGGCCCACGGGGCCCGCCCAGTGGGGGAGGAGGCGGAGCTGGAAACGGAGGGGGCCAACGCGGTGAGCGCCGCGGAAACTGGCCCTCCCCCAAAAACAGGAAGTGA